A single bacterium DNA region contains:
- a CDS encoding SgcJ/EcaC family oxidoreductase yields METGEDAVRRAVNGFAEAWNRHDMDGLGALFTPDADFVNVTGRWWKGRQGIQTSHAFTHATISQSSPGVDVPAHAYGIFKVSNFHFDRIDVRLIRPDVAIAHGAWTMVGDSRTTESRSGTMTFVVTRDRDRWLIRAAQNTEINRTVKT; encoded by the coding sequence GTGGAGACCGGCGAAGATGCGGTACGCAGAGCGGTGAATGGCTTTGCGGAAGCGTGGAACCGGCACGACATGGACGGACTCGGGGCTTTGTTTACGCCCGACGCGGATTTCGTGAACGTCACCGGCCGTTGGTGGAAAGGGCGGCAGGGAATCCAGACAAGTCATGCATTTACGCACGCCACAATTTCGCAGAGCAGCCCCGGCGTGGACGTTCCTGCGCACGCCTATGGCATCTTCAAAGTGAGCAACTTTCACTTCGACCGCATCGACGTGCGGTTGATTCGCCCGGATGTCGCGATTGCTCACGGTGCCTGGACAATGGTCGGTGACTCGCGCACCACCGAATCACGGTCTGGCACGATGACGTTCGTCGTCACGAGAGATCGCGACCGTTGGCTCATCAGAGCTGCCCAGAACACCGAAATCAATCGAACGGTCAAGACGTGA
- a CDS encoding type II secretion system protein, with the protein MKTVVRIGRPGDRRERGFTLVELAAALAILSILIALAFPRYLGNRRAAYKDEGYQILQELKTLEWSYYQEHTVFTGVLGNTGFTMPGGSHWAAPTLQVPSGSGNNGNGQGNGNGNGSCNNGNGQGNGNGNGNGNGQGNGNGNGQGNGNCNGNGNTGAAISVVLTIAGAVSPLGSSDQISLTLGDDGSVTSGSTF; encoded by the coding sequence GTGAAGACCGTCGTGCGGATCGGCCGTCCGGGAGACCGCCGAGAGCGTGGATTCACTCTTGTTGAGCTGGCGGCGGCCCTTGCCATCCTCAGTATTCTCATCGCGCTGGCGTTCCCCCGGTATCTGGGCAACCGCCGCGCCGCCTACAAAGACGAGGGCTATCAGATCCTGCAGGAGCTCAAGACGCTTGAGTGGTCCTACTATCAAGAACACACGGTGTTCACGGGCGTCCTGGGGAACACCGGCTTCACGATGCCGGGAGGATCACACTGGGCCGCGCCGACCCTCCAAGTGCCTTCAGGATCCGGAAATAATGGCAACGGCCAGGGCAACGGCAATGGCAACGGCAGCTGCAACAACGGCAACGGCCAGGGCAATGGCAACGGCAATGGTAACGGCAACGGCCAGGGCAATGGCAACGGCAACGGCCAGGGCAACGGCAACTGTAACGGCAACGGTAACACCGGAGCCGCGATCAGCGTGGTGTTGACGATCGCCGGGGCCGTATCCCCCCTGGGCTCGAGCGACCAGATCTCCCTCACGCTGGGGGACGACGGCAGCGTCACCTCGGGGAGCACCTTCTAG